In Bifidobacterium scardovii JCM 12489 = DSM 13734, the genomic stretch GCTTCGCGCGCAAGGCCGCCGACCGCATCGTGTTCATGGCCGACGGCCGGATCCTCGAGGAGAACACGCCGGACGAGTTCTTCGAGCATCCGCGCACCGAGCGCGCCAAGGACTTCCTGTCGAAGATCCTCACCCACTGAGATACGGGGATTCGCGATATGACTGTTACCAACACTTTCAAACGGAAGGCCTGCCGCGTGGTCGCCGCGCTCGCCGCCGTGGCCTGCACGCTGTCGCTGGCGGCCTGCGGGCAGGACGAGAGCGGCAAGATCCGCATCGGCATCAAGTTCGACCAGCCGGGCCTCGGCTTCAAGAAGTCCGGCACCTACGTGGGCTTCGACGTGGACGTGGCCAAGTACGTGGCCAAGAAACTCGGCTACTCCGAGGACGAGATCGTCTGGAAGGAGGCCCCGTCCAAGCAGCGTGAGGCCATGCTGCAGAACGGCGACGTGGACATGATCCTCGCCTCGTATTCGATCACCGACGAACGCAAGAAGGCCGTCTCCTTCGCCGGCCCGTACTTCGTGGCCGGCCAGGACCTGCTGGTGCGCAAGGACGACCGCTCGATCAAAGGTCCCGAGGATCTCAATGGCAAGCGCCTGTGCTCGGTCACCGGCTCGACCTCGGCGGCCACCGTCAAGGAGAAGTTCGCCTCCGAGGTGCAGCTCATGGAGCAGCCCGGCTATGCCGAATGCGCCACCGCGCTGTTCTCCGGCATCGTGGACGCGGTCACCACCGACGACATCATCCTCGCCGGCCTCGCCTCGGCCTCGCGCGGCAAGCTCCGGGTGGTCGGCAAGCCGTTCACGCAGGAATACTACGGCGTGGGCATCAAGAAGGGCGACACCCAGCTCGCCACCAAGATCAACAACGCGATCGTCGACATGATCCAGGACGGGTCGTGGCAGCGGGCGATCACCGACAACACGGCCGGCACCTCGTACACGCCGAACGTGAAGTACAACCCGCCGACCCCGAACGAAGGAGAGGAGTAAGGGACATGGACGGATTCATCCAGCTGTTCGGCGAATACGACATTCTCGGCGCGTTCCTCGTCAACATCGAGCTGACCCTGTGGTCGGCGCTGTTCTCGATGATCCTCGGCGTGGTGCTCGTCATGATGCGCATCTCGCCGATCTCCTCGCTGCGCGCGGTCGCCGGCGCCTACGTCGAACTGTTCAAGAACCTGCCGCTGACCATCATCATGGTGTTCATGGTGCTCGGCGCCTACGCGCAGCTGAAGCTCAGCTTCTCCGACACCTTCGCCGTGAACTTCTTCTGGCTGGCCGTCACCGGCCTGAGCCTGTACACGGCCGCGTTCGTGTGCGAGTCGCTGCGAAGCGGCATCAACACCGTGCCGCTCGGCCAGGCCGAGGCGGCCCGCGCGCTGGGCCTCGGCTTCATGCAATCGGCCACCGAGATCATCCTGCCGCAGGCCTTCCGCGGCTCGGTGGCGCCGCTGGGCAACACGCTGATCGCGCTGCTCAAGAACTCGACGGTGGCCGCCGCCGCGTCCGTGTCGACCGAGACCTCGTCGCTGATGAGCACGATGATCGAGTTCCGACCCGACGTGATCGTCCAGATCTTCCTGGTGTTCGCGTTCGGCTACGTGATCCTGATCATCCCGATCGGCATGCTCACCACGTTCCTGTCCAACAAGCTCGCCGTGAGGAGGTGACCCATGGCCGATACTTCGAATTCCGTGCTGTTCGACCAGCCCGGCCCCAAGGGGCGGCGCACCATACGCATCGTCAACTGGATCGCCGGCGCGATCTTCGCCGTCGTGCTCGTGCTGATCCTCCTGCGGCTGCACAACCCGCCGTACGGCGAGAACCAGCTGAGCTGGGAGCTGTGGAAGCCCGCGCTTGAAGGCGAGGCGTGGACCGACTTCTACCTGCCCGGCCTGTGGATGACCGTCAAGGCCACCGTCGTCGCCGTGGTCGGCGCCGTCGCGTTCGGCCTGCTGTTCGGCGTCGGGCGCCTGCTGCCGAATCCGCTGGTCAGAGGCGTTTCCGCGGTCGTCGTGGAGTTCTGCCGCGCGGTGCCCGTGCTGCTGCTCATGATCTTCTTCTGGCGCTGGTTCGCGTTCGCCGGGCTGCCCAGCCCCTCGTATTGGGCCGTGGTGCTGGCGCTGGTGCTGTACAACGGTTCGGTCGTCGCCGAACTCGTGCGCTCGGGCGTCGGCAACCTGCCGAACGGCCAGCGCGAGGCGTCGCTCGCCCTCGGATTGAGCGAGACCCAGTCGCTCATGCAGATCGAGGTGCCGCAGGCCGTGTACGCGATGCTGCCGGCCGCCGTCACGCAGCTTGTGGTGGTGCTGAAGGACACCGCGCTCGGCTCGATCATCATGTACACGGATCTGTTGCAGGAATCGCGCCGATTGGGATCGATGTACTTCAATATCCTGCAGACCCTGGTGATGGCCGCGGTCATCTACTTCGTGGCCTGCTGGCTGCTGTCGAGGCTCGCCGAATGGCTGCCCTCACGCATGCAGCAGCGCACGGCCGCGCCGGCCGAGCCCGAGCCGGTGGCGCCGATCGCGATCATGGACCCCTCGAACGTCAACCAGATCGCCGTGGCCAAGGAGGTCGAGGAGCTGCCGCTCGGCGGCGCGCCGCGCAAGTACCATGTGCACCACCGCGGCACCAACGCCTCGATCCGCCAGTGGCGCCGGACGCGCTACGAGCAGGGCTACGACGAGACGCATCCGGAATCGCAGGTCGACCCGTCGACCGGCGAGTTCGCGGCGTTCCTGAAGTCCGAGACCAAGGACACGGCCACGCCGAAGGATGGCGAGGAGCCCCGGAAGGACGCATAAGGCGCTTGGCTCCCCTCAGAGAGGGGAGCCAGACATTGTTGAATTAATGACGCAGGATACCAGGAAATGTCTATGGCCCTGATGTCGATGCCGATGCACCGACATCAGGGCTGTTTGCACCCTAATCATGCTCAGTACAGGCGAGTTGTCGGTGCACAATAATCGAGACCAGTGTGAATCGTGTCTGATATCGGTCGTTTTGTACCCGGTAATCGGCGCGAATGGGCACCAACGGCTCGATTGTCGCTTGCAATCGAATTCGCGGGGTTGGCATAATGGGGGCTGAAGGCAGTGGTCGGAAGCCGACAGACGCGACAACGGGGGGGCGACGTGGGCAAGGATGGCAGAAAGGCCAATGGCAAGGATGCCGGGGCCGACAAGCGCGGTATGAAGACCGGCGGCATAAGGGCCGATGCCGCGGGGGCCGCGGACGATACGGGTGCCGGCAGCCGTACGCCGGATGCGAAATCCGACAGGTCGGATGCGAAATCCGGAAAGCCGAACGCGAAACCGGGGCGGATCGGCAAGAC encodes the following:
- a CDS encoding amino acid ABC transporter permease → MDGFIQLFGEYDILGAFLVNIELTLWSALFSMILGVVLVMMRISPISSLRAVAGAYVELFKNLPLTIIMVFMVLGAYAQLKLSFSDTFAVNFFWLAVTGLSLYTAAFVCESLRSGINTVPLGQAEAARALGLGFMQSATEIILPQAFRGSVAPLGNTLIALLKNSTVAAAASVSTETSSLMSTMIEFRPDVIVQIFLVFAFGYVILIIPIGMLTTFLSNKLAVRR
- a CDS encoding amino acid ABC transporter permease encodes the protein MADTSNSVLFDQPGPKGRRTIRIVNWIAGAIFAVVLVLILLRLHNPPYGENQLSWELWKPALEGEAWTDFYLPGLWMTVKATVVAVVGAVAFGLLFGVGRLLPNPLVRGVSAVVVEFCRAVPVLLLMIFFWRWFAFAGLPSPSYWAVVLALVLYNGSVVAELVRSGVGNLPNGQREASLALGLSETQSLMQIEVPQAVYAMLPAAVTQLVVVLKDTALGSIIMYTDLLQESRRLGSMYFNILQTLVMAAVIYFVACWLLSRLAEWLPSRMQQRTAAPAEPEPVAPIAIMDPSNVNQIAVAKEVEELPLGGAPRKYHVHHRGTNASIRQWRRTRYEQGYDETHPESQVDPSTGEFAAFLKSETKDTATPKDGEEPRKDA
- a CDS encoding glutamate ABC transporter substrate-binding protein — its product is MTVTNTFKRKACRVVAALAAVACTLSLAACGQDESGKIRIGIKFDQPGLGFKKSGTYVGFDVDVAKYVAKKLGYSEDEIVWKEAPSKQREAMLQNGDVDMILASYSITDERKKAVSFAGPYFVAGQDLLVRKDDRSIKGPEDLNGKRLCSVTGSTSAATVKEKFASEVQLMEQPGYAECATALFSGIVDAVTTDDIILAGLASASRGKLRVVGKPFTQEYYGVGIKKGDTQLATKINNAIVDMIQDGSWQRAITDNTAGTSYTPNVKYNPPTPNEGEE